The following are from one region of the Corylus avellana chromosome ca1, CavTom2PMs-1.0 genome:
- the LOC132187574 gene encoding NADH dehydrogenase [ubiquinone] 1 beta subcomplex subunit 9 produces MSVTSTAGYFARRAAQRERVRILYRRALKDKLNWAVHRHIFYQDASELRERFDANKHVEDPDTIDRLIADGEASYNKWRHPDPYIVPWAPGGSKFTRNPIPPSGIEIVYNYGREDND; encoded by the exons atgagcgTGACCTCCACAGCAGGGTACTTCGCTCGGAGAGCAGCGCAGAGGGAGAGGGTTCGGATCCTGTACAGGCGAGCTCTCAAGGACAAGCTCAACTGGGCCGTCCATCGCCACATCTTCTACCAAGAT GCTTCAGAACTCCGCGAGCGTTTCGACGCCAACAAACACGTG GAAGACCCTGACACAATTGATAGACTGATAGCTGATGGTGAAGCTAGCTACAATAAGTGGCGGCACCCTGATCCTTATATTG TTCCTTGGGCGCCTGGTGGTTCCAAGTTCACGCGAAACCCAATTCCACCATCTGGG ATTGAGATAGTATACAACTATGGTCGAGAAGATAATGACTAA
- the LOC132176304 gene encoding kinesin-like protein KIN-7E isoform X1: protein MGAIGGEELMKWEKIQAMSGREEKILVLVRLRPLSEKETASNEAADWECINDTTILYRNTLREGSTFPSTYTFDRVFRGDCSTRQVYEEGAKAIALSVVSGINSSIFAYGQTSSGKTYTMVGITEHTVADIFDYIHRHEERAFVLKFSAIEIYNEAVRDLLSEDNTPLRLLDDPERGTVVEKVTEEILRDWSHLKELLSICEAQRQIGETSLNERSSRSHQIIKLTIESSAREFLGKGNSTTLAASVNFIDLAGSERASQALSAGARLKEGCHINRSLLTLGTVIRKLSKGRHGHINYRDSKLTRILQPCLGGNARTAIICTLSPARTHVEQTRNTLLFACCAKEVTTKAQVNVVMSDKALVKHLQKELARLESELRTPAPASSTSDYGALLRKKDLRIEKMEKEIRELTKQRDLAESRVQDLLRMVGNEQNSRQASISDHHKSQEEDLSDDDCSVSESSSVAGSYYPNGGTRKFNNPHYYDGDSRSNPEDPSYQVRDNTEDHSLSDDTSSPLSIGDKFIRSGFIQSQEETAVGTAEDPNDYCKEVRCIEMEESRKNKNSESHALRTDENEETLALSVSGDGDASGQELMLTPLNGNREAMVAGMTSSGGLKLTRSWSCRANLMTDSSFPETAEQIESTPPNGLEKGFPGRPEGLRRKLPLLTYGSNTSSLSRNDSQSSFESASIDELRTHSIRTSADEEIPGIHTFVAGLKEMAKLDYEKQLVDGQVQETGQTVDKFGKSVKDVGVDPMLPALETPSDWPLEFERQQKMILELWKTCHVSLVHRTYFFLLFKGDPTDSIYLGVELRRLSFLKETFSNGSKTVEDGRTLTLASSMKALGREREMLSKLMQKRFPEVERKRLFQRWGISLDSKRRRLQLANQLWSNTNNMNHIIESAAIVAKLIRFVEQGRALKEMFGLSFKPTLAKRRTFSWKNGRASLV from the exons atgggaGCTATAGGTGGGGAAGAGCTAATGAAGTGGGAGAAGATACAAGCAATGAGTGGTCGTGAGGAGAAGATTCTTGTTCTGGTGCGGTTGAGGCCTTTGAGCGAGAAGGAGACTGCATCTAATGAAGCAGCAGACTGGGAATGCATCAATGACACCACAATCTTATACCGGAACACCTTGCGTGAGGGATCCACATTTCCAAGCACCTATACGTTTG ACAGAGTATTTCGAGGTGACTGTTCTACAAGGCAGGTATACGAGGAAGGAGCCAAAGCAATTGCTCTTTCAGTTGTCAGCGGTATTAACT cAAGTATTTTTGCGTATGGGCAAACAAGCAGTGGAAAGACATACACCATGGTTGGAATAACTGAGCATACAGTGGCAGATATATTTGATTATATACACAGG CATGAAGAAAGAGCTTTTGTTTTGAAGTTCTCAGCCATTGAGATATACAATGAAGCTGTCAGAGACCTCCTTAGTGAAGATAATACTCCTCTTAGGCTGCTAGATGATCCTGAG CGAGGGACTGTCGTGGAGAAAGTCACAGAAGAAATTTTGAGGGATTGGAGCCATTTAAAGGAACTCCTTTCCATTTGCGAAG CTCAAAGACAGATAGGGGAGACCTCGCTGAATGAGAGAAGTTCCAGATCTCACCAAATTATCAAATTG ACAATTGAAAGTTCTGCTCGTGAGTTCTTAGGCAAAGGCAATTCAACCACCCTAGCAGCAAGTGTG AATTTTATAGATTTGGCGGGAAGCGAGCGTGCATCTCAAGCATTATCAGCTGGGGCAAGATTGAAAGAAGGTTGCCACATAAACCGTAGTTTACTTACTCTGGGAACTGTTATTCGCAAGCTAAG TAAGGGAAGACATGGACACATCAATTACAGAGATTCTAAGCTAACACGCATACTGCAGCCTTGCTTGGGTGGCAATGCTAGAACTGCCATCATTTGCACTTTGAGTCCTGCACGAACCCATGTTGAGCAAACAAGAAACActcttttgtttgcttgttgtgCAAAAGAAGTGACAACGAAAGCACAGGTCAATGTTGTCATGTCTGATAAGGCCTTGGTTAAGCATTTGCAGAAAGAGCTGGCTAGATTGGAGAGTGAGTTGAGAACTCCCGCCCCTGCTTCATCAACTTCTGATTATGGTGCACTGCTGAGAAAGAAAGATCTCCGGATTGAAAAG ATGGAGAAGGAGATTAGAGAGCTAACTAAGCAACGAGATCTTGCTGAATCTCGGGTTCAGGATTTGCTACGCATGGTTGGAAATGAACAGAATTCAAGACAA GCCAGTATTAGTGATCATCATAAATCACAAGAGGAAGACCTGTCGGATGATGATTGTTCAGTGTCAGAGTCATCAAGTGTGGCTGGTTCATATTATCCAAATGGAGGTACCCGAAAGTTTAACAATCCTCATTATTATGATGGAGACAGCAGGAGCAATCCTGAGGACCCCTCCTACCAGGTTCGGGATAACACTGAAGACCATTCTCTTTCCGATGATACCTCTTCACCACTGTCAATTGGAGATAAATTTATTAGATCTGGTTTTATCCAGAGTCAAGAGGAGACTGCAGTTGGGACTGCAGAAGATCCTAATGACTACTGCAAGGAAGTTAGATGTATCGAAATGGAAGAGTCGAGGAAGAACAAGAACTCTGAATCCCATGCCTTAAGAACTgatgaaaatgaagaaacactGGCTTTGAGTGTTTCTGGGGATGGAGATGCAAGTGGCCAGGAACTGATGTTGACTCCTCTGAATGGAAATAGAGAA GCCATGGTAGCTGGTATGACAAGTTCTGGAGGCCTTAAGTTAACTAGGAGCTGGAGCTGTAGGGCAAATCTCATGACTGATTCATCCTTTCCTGAGACAGCAGAACAAATTGAGAGTACCCCACCTAATGGATTGGAGAAAGGTTTCCCTGGAAGACCAGAAGGTCTCAGAAGGAAGTTACCTTTATTAACTTATGGTTCCAACACTTCGAGCTTGTCAAGAAATGATTCTCAATCTTCTTTTGAAAGTGCTTCCATAGATGAGCTAAGAACACACAGCATCAGAACTTCTGCCGATGAGGAAATTCCTGGCATCCACACTTTTGTTGCAGGACTAAAGGAAATGGCCAAACTTGATTACGAGAAGCAACTTGTTGATGGTCAG GTTCAGGAAACAGGACAAACGGTTGATAAGTTTGGAAAGTCTGTGAAAGATGTAGGAGTTGATCCAATGCTTCCAGCACTGGAAACCCCTTCAGACTGGCCTCTGGAATTTGAGAGGCAGCAgaaaatgattcttgaactatGGAAAACTTGCCATGTGTCATTAGTCCACAGAACCTACTTCTTCCTGCTCTTCAAAGGTGATCCAACGGATTCCATTTACTTAGGGGTGGAGCTAAGGAGACTGTCTTTCCTCAAGGAAACATTTTCTAATGGAAGTAAGACTGTGGAAGATGGTCGGACTCTCACACTGGCTTCAAG CATGAAGGCTCTTGGTCGTGAGAGAGAGATGCTGAGCAAGCTGATGCAGAAAAGGTTTCCAGAagtagagagaaagagactttTCCAGAGGTGGGGTATTTCGTTGGACTCAAAGCGGCGGAGGCTACAGTTGGCCAACCAACTATGGAGCAACACCAACAATATGAATCACATCATAGAGAGTGCAGCCATTGTTGCAAAGCTTATCAGGTTTGTAGAGCAGGGGCGGGCACTCAAAGAGATGTTTGGGCTTAGCTTCAAACCTACACTCGCAAAGCGGCGAACCTTTAGCTGGAAAAACGGCAGGGCATCCCTTGTGTAA
- the LOC132176304 gene encoding kinesin-like protein KIN-7E isoform X2 translates to MGAIGGEELMKWEKIQAMSGREEKILVLVRLRPLSEKETASNEAADWECINDTTILYRNTLREGSTFPSTYTFDRVFRGDCSTRQVYEEGAKAIALSVVSGINSSIFAYGQTSSGKTYTMVGITEHTVADIFDYIHRHEERAFVLKFSAIEIYNEAVRDLLSEDNTPLRLLDDPERGTVVEKVTEEILRDWSHLKELLSICEAQRQIGETSLNERSSRSHQIIKLTIESSAREFLGKGNSTTLAASVNFIDLAGSERASQALSAGARLKEGCHINRSLLTLGTVIRKLSKGRHGHINYRDSKLTRILQPCLGGNARTAIICTLSPARTHVEQTRNTLLFACCAKEVTTKAQVNVVMSDKALVKHLQKELARLESELRTPAPASSTSDYGALLRKKDLRIEKMEKEIRELTKQRDLAESRVQDLLRMVGNEQNSRQASISDHHKSQEEDLSDDDCSVSESSSVAGSYYPNGGTRKFNNPHYYDGDSRSNPEDPSYQSQEETAVGTAEDPNDYCKEVRCIEMEESRKNKNSESHALRTDENEETLALSVSGDGDASGQELMLTPLNGNREAMVAGMTSSGGLKLTRSWSCRANLMTDSSFPETAEQIESTPPNGLEKGFPGRPEGLRRKLPLLTYGSNTSSLSRNDSQSSFESASIDELRTHSIRTSADEEIPGIHTFVAGLKEMAKLDYEKQLVDGQVQETGQTVDKFGKSVKDVGVDPMLPALETPSDWPLEFERQQKMILELWKTCHVSLVHRTYFFLLFKGDPTDSIYLGVELRRLSFLKETFSNGSKTVEDGRTLTLASSMKALGREREMLSKLMQKRFPEVERKRLFQRWGISLDSKRRRLQLANQLWSNTNNMNHIIESAAIVAKLIRFVEQGRALKEMFGLSFKPTLAKRRTFSWKNGRASLV, encoded by the exons atgggaGCTATAGGTGGGGAAGAGCTAATGAAGTGGGAGAAGATACAAGCAATGAGTGGTCGTGAGGAGAAGATTCTTGTTCTGGTGCGGTTGAGGCCTTTGAGCGAGAAGGAGACTGCATCTAATGAAGCAGCAGACTGGGAATGCATCAATGACACCACAATCTTATACCGGAACACCTTGCGTGAGGGATCCACATTTCCAAGCACCTATACGTTTG ACAGAGTATTTCGAGGTGACTGTTCTACAAGGCAGGTATACGAGGAAGGAGCCAAAGCAATTGCTCTTTCAGTTGTCAGCGGTATTAACT cAAGTATTTTTGCGTATGGGCAAACAAGCAGTGGAAAGACATACACCATGGTTGGAATAACTGAGCATACAGTGGCAGATATATTTGATTATATACACAGG CATGAAGAAAGAGCTTTTGTTTTGAAGTTCTCAGCCATTGAGATATACAATGAAGCTGTCAGAGACCTCCTTAGTGAAGATAATACTCCTCTTAGGCTGCTAGATGATCCTGAG CGAGGGACTGTCGTGGAGAAAGTCACAGAAGAAATTTTGAGGGATTGGAGCCATTTAAAGGAACTCCTTTCCATTTGCGAAG CTCAAAGACAGATAGGGGAGACCTCGCTGAATGAGAGAAGTTCCAGATCTCACCAAATTATCAAATTG ACAATTGAAAGTTCTGCTCGTGAGTTCTTAGGCAAAGGCAATTCAACCACCCTAGCAGCAAGTGTG AATTTTATAGATTTGGCGGGAAGCGAGCGTGCATCTCAAGCATTATCAGCTGGGGCAAGATTGAAAGAAGGTTGCCACATAAACCGTAGTTTACTTACTCTGGGAACTGTTATTCGCAAGCTAAG TAAGGGAAGACATGGACACATCAATTACAGAGATTCTAAGCTAACACGCATACTGCAGCCTTGCTTGGGTGGCAATGCTAGAACTGCCATCATTTGCACTTTGAGTCCTGCACGAACCCATGTTGAGCAAACAAGAAACActcttttgtttgcttgttgtgCAAAAGAAGTGACAACGAAAGCACAGGTCAATGTTGTCATGTCTGATAAGGCCTTGGTTAAGCATTTGCAGAAAGAGCTGGCTAGATTGGAGAGTGAGTTGAGAACTCCCGCCCCTGCTTCATCAACTTCTGATTATGGTGCACTGCTGAGAAAGAAAGATCTCCGGATTGAAAAG ATGGAGAAGGAGATTAGAGAGCTAACTAAGCAACGAGATCTTGCTGAATCTCGGGTTCAGGATTTGCTACGCATGGTTGGAAATGAACAGAATTCAAGACAA GCCAGTATTAGTGATCATCATAAATCACAAGAGGAAGACCTGTCGGATGATGATTGTTCAGTGTCAGAGTCATCAAGTGTGGCTGGTTCATATTATCCAAATGGAGGTACCCGAAAGTTTAACAATCCTCATTATTATGATGGAGACAGCAGGAGCAATCCTGAGGACCCCTCCTACCAG AGTCAAGAGGAGACTGCAGTTGGGACTGCAGAAGATCCTAATGACTACTGCAAGGAAGTTAGATGTATCGAAATGGAAGAGTCGAGGAAGAACAAGAACTCTGAATCCCATGCCTTAAGAACTgatgaaaatgaagaaacactGGCTTTGAGTGTTTCTGGGGATGGAGATGCAAGTGGCCAGGAACTGATGTTGACTCCTCTGAATGGAAATAGAGAA GCCATGGTAGCTGGTATGACAAGTTCTGGAGGCCTTAAGTTAACTAGGAGCTGGAGCTGTAGGGCAAATCTCATGACTGATTCATCCTTTCCTGAGACAGCAGAACAAATTGAGAGTACCCCACCTAATGGATTGGAGAAAGGTTTCCCTGGAAGACCAGAAGGTCTCAGAAGGAAGTTACCTTTATTAACTTATGGTTCCAACACTTCGAGCTTGTCAAGAAATGATTCTCAATCTTCTTTTGAAAGTGCTTCCATAGATGAGCTAAGAACACACAGCATCAGAACTTCTGCCGATGAGGAAATTCCTGGCATCCACACTTTTGTTGCAGGACTAAAGGAAATGGCCAAACTTGATTACGAGAAGCAACTTGTTGATGGTCAG GTTCAGGAAACAGGACAAACGGTTGATAAGTTTGGAAAGTCTGTGAAAGATGTAGGAGTTGATCCAATGCTTCCAGCACTGGAAACCCCTTCAGACTGGCCTCTGGAATTTGAGAGGCAGCAgaaaatgattcttgaactatGGAAAACTTGCCATGTGTCATTAGTCCACAGAACCTACTTCTTCCTGCTCTTCAAAGGTGATCCAACGGATTCCATTTACTTAGGGGTGGAGCTAAGGAGACTGTCTTTCCTCAAGGAAACATTTTCTAATGGAAGTAAGACTGTGGAAGATGGTCGGACTCTCACACTGGCTTCAAG CATGAAGGCTCTTGGTCGTGAGAGAGAGATGCTGAGCAAGCTGATGCAGAAAAGGTTTCCAGAagtagagagaaagagactttTCCAGAGGTGGGGTATTTCGTTGGACTCAAAGCGGCGGAGGCTACAGTTGGCCAACCAACTATGGAGCAACACCAACAATATGAATCACATCATAGAGAGTGCAGCCATTGTTGCAAAGCTTATCAGGTTTGTAGAGCAGGGGCGGGCACTCAAAGAGATGTTTGGGCTTAGCTTCAAACCTACACTCGCAAAGCGGCGAACCTTTAGCTGGAAAAACGGCAGGGCATCCCTTGTGTAA